In the genome of Marispirochaeta aestuarii, one region contains:
- a CDS encoding NUDIX domain-containing protein, translating to MCVLSYELNPFGGAVIDPVSLPDNPGVFTRTLDAVIKELNSRNIKVVWLTLPLPLASLVPVAAQRGFVYHHAEPEYLHMTLTLIPGSIIPPYATHYIGAGGVVLDGDNRLLVVSERYHLRSKRHYKLPGGALEQGEHIAEAVVREVLEETGIRTEFLYTACFRHWHGYRYDKSDIYFVCRLKALSFEIIPDSREIFECLWMPVEEFLNSPDTHAFNRRIVRAAMTGKGLFREEIEGYGTSETHEMMFC from the coding sequence ATGTGTGTACTTTCCTATGAGCTGAATCCCTTCGGCGGGGCTGTAATCGATCCTGTCTCCCTGCCTGACAACCCCGGGGTGTTTACCCGTACGCTTGACGCAGTTATAAAAGAGTTGAACAGCCGGAACATAAAGGTGGTCTGGCTTACGCTGCCCCTTCCCCTGGCATCTCTTGTGCCTGTCGCTGCCCAGAGGGGCTTTGTCTATCATCACGCGGAGCCTGAGTATCTTCACATGACCCTGACCCTGATACCGGGCTCTATTATCCCGCCCTATGCCACCCACTATATCGGGGCCGGCGGTGTGGTTCTGGACGGAGATAATCGTCTTCTGGTGGTCTCCGAGCGCTATCACCTCAGATCGAAACGGCATTACAAGCTCCCCGGCGGCGCCCTGGAGCAGGGTGAGCACATCGCCGAAGCAGTGGTCAGGGAGGTCCTTGAGGAAACGGGCATACGGACTGAATTCCTCTATACCGCGTGCTTTCGCCACTGGCACGGTTACCGCTACGACAAGTCGGATATCTATTTTGTCTGCCGTCTGAAAGCCCTCTCTTTCGAGATTATTCCGGACAGCAGGGAGATTTTCGAGTGTCTCTGGATGCCCGTGGAGGAGTTTCTGAACAGTCCTGATACCCATGCTTTTAACAGACGTATTGTCCGTGCCGCCATGACGGGGAAGGGGCTTTTCCGGGAAGAGATAGAGGGTTACGGTACTTCCGAAACCCATGAGATGATGTTTTGCTGA
- the thiD gene encoding bifunctional hydroxymethylpyrimidine kinase/phosphomethylpyrimidine kinase codes for MYNVLSIAGSDSSGGAGIQADLKAFAANGVYGMTVITAVTAQNTRGVTAIRVLDPEIVSAQIEAVFSDIRVDAVKIGMLADGKIISAVARALARWKPPVLVLDPVMVAKSGHRLLAPEAEESLIRELLPLADLLTPNIPEAETLSGMELQNADGALMEKAGRRILETGVGAVLIKGGHSQNPESSADILIDAGGSRVYTAPRLEALHTHGTGCSLSSTLAALLAGGLSLDDAVRRAKSYISEGIAHGIPLGGGCGPIHHFYSLYGGEELA; via the coding sequence ATGTACAACGTTCTCTCAATTGCAGGAAGCGACTCCTCGGGAGGCGCGGGCATCCAGGCCGACCTGAAGGCCTTTGCCGCCAACGGCGTCTACGGGATGACGGTCATAACCGCCGTTACCGCCCAGAACACCCGGGGAGTCACAGCCATCAGGGTTCTTGACCCTGAAATTGTTTCCGCCCAGATCGAGGCGGTCTTCTCGGACATCCGGGTAGATGCGGTAAAAATCGGGATGCTTGCGGACGGAAAGATTATTTCCGCCGTTGCCCGGGCCCTTGCCAGGTGGAAACCGCCGGTCCTTGTCCTGGACCCGGTCATGGTGGCCAAGTCGGGACACAGACTGCTTGCTCCGGAAGCCGAGGAGAGCCTTATACGGGAGTTGCTTCCCCTGGCGGATCTGCTTACCCCCAACATACCCGAGGCGGAGACCCTTTCTGGAATGGAGCTTCAAAACGCCGACGGGGCGCTGATGGAAAAAGCCGGACGCCGTATTCTCGAAACCGGCGTCGGAGCGGTCCTGATAAAAGGCGGACACTCCCAGAATCCGGAGAGCTCCGCGGACATCCTTATCGACGCCGGGGGAAGCAGAGTCTACACCGCTCCCCGCCTGGAAGCCCTGCATACCCATGGTACCGGCTGCTCCCTCTCCAGCACCCTGGCCGCCCTGCTTGCCGGAGGATTATCCCTTGATGATGCAGTACGCCGGGCGAAGTCCTACATCAGCGAAGGAATAGCCCACGGCATTCCGCTGGGCGGCGGCTGCGGCCCGATCCACCATTTTTACAGCCTCTACGGCGGAGAGGAGCTTGCATAA